Proteins from one Gimesia maris genomic window:
- a CDS encoding histidine triad nucleotide-binding protein: protein MSGEKTIFKKIIDREIPADIIYEDELCLAFNDVNPQAPVHVLVIPKQEIQSIAHLQDSDQALAGHLLLTVGKLAKQLGLESGYRTIVNTGKEGGQTVDHLHLHLLGGRSLHWPPG from the coding sequence ATGTCTGGTGAGAAAACGATTTTCAAGAAAATTATCGATCGGGAAATCCCTGCTGACATTATTTATGAAGATGAATTATGCCTGGCTTTCAATGATGTGAATCCACAGGCTCCCGTGCATGTACTGGTCATTCCGAAACAGGAAATTCAGTCCATTGCACATCTGCAGGATTCAGATCAGGCACTGGCAGGGCATTTGTTATTAACTGTCGGAAAACTGGCGAAGCAGTTAGGACTGGAATCGGGATATCGTACCATCGTTAATACCGGTAAAGAAGGAGGGCAGACCGTCGACCACTTGCATCTGCATCTGCTGGGAGGACGTTCGTTACACTGGCCGCCGGGATAA
- a CDS encoding Nramp family divalent metal transporter: MESQQESNALDPSVDSTLEESIKAPTDFWGIVKRLGPGLIVAGSIVGSGELIATTKTGAQAGIALLWLIIVGCLIKVFVQIELGRYSISRGETTLAALNHVPGPRLGFLNTQGKKTPNWILWFWLVMSICTIGQLGGIVGGVGQALALTLPIKGDYLQAIQYPSEKEFVHYLELEEALKDEQKALADLSPAERERYLRGHVKMKQRIERLEAAGQVILEKIRNEESLLDQDGKSILEPQTWDDKIWASVIAIFTSFLLYYGRYNLIEHLSTILVVSFTFITIGNVISLQTSDIWSISTDEIIRGLSFGIPEATGGMNPLLTALAAFGIIGVGATELIAYPYWCLEKGYARFTGPHSEDEAWADRAKGWMRVMKIDAFASMCIYTFATLAFYLMGVAVLHKEGLDPDGMRMVSTLAEAYVPVFGTFAKWLFLSGAIAVLYSTFLVANAANARIFSDGLRFFGVVDERKPDALQNWIKIMSLILPLLCLAVFLTGANPVRLVLIAGTMQAIMLPMLGVAAIYLRYTRIDARLAPGRLWDLMLFISCLGLLLAGGYGVYKQLFT, encoded by the coding sequence ATGGAATCTCAACAGGAGAGTAACGCGCTCGATCCTTCCGTTGATTCGACTCTCGAAGAATCAATCAAAGCCCCGACCGATTTCTGGGGGATTGTCAAACGACTCGGCCCGGGACTCATTGTGGCGGGCAGTATTGTTGGTTCCGGAGAGCTGATCGCGACCACCAAGACAGGTGCCCAGGCCGGAATCGCACTGTTGTGGCTGATCATCGTGGGTTGTCTGATCAAAGTATTCGTCCAGATCGAACTGGGACGCTATTCCATCTCACGGGGTGAAACAACACTTGCCGCATTAAATCATGTTCCTGGCCCCCGGCTCGGATTTCTCAATACCCAGGGAAAGAAAACTCCCAACTGGATCCTCTGGTTCTGGCTGGTGATGAGTATCTGTACCATCGGGCAGCTTGGCGGGATCGTAGGGGGCGTGGGACAGGCGCTGGCATTAACCCTGCCGATTAAAGGAGATTATCTCCAGGCCATTCAGTACCCTTCCGAAAAAGAATTTGTGCATTACCTGGAGCTGGAAGAAGCTTTAAAAGATGAGCAGAAAGCACTGGCAGACTTATCGCCTGCCGAACGCGAGCGCTATCTGCGCGGACATGTCAAAATGAAGCAGCGCATCGAACGGCTTGAGGCAGCCGGGCAGGTAATCCTTGAAAAAATTCGCAACGAGGAATCTCTGCTGGATCAGGACGGAAAATCAATTCTCGAACCTCAGACCTGGGATGATAAGATCTGGGCCAGTGTGATCGCAATATTTACTTCGTTTCTATTGTACTATGGGCGCTATAATCTGATTGAGCATCTCTCAACAATTCTGGTCGTCTCATTTACATTCATTACAATTGGCAATGTGATATCCCTGCAGACATCCGATATCTGGAGTATCTCGACAGACGAGATCATCCGCGGGCTTTCCTTCGGCATTCCGGAAGCAACAGGCGGTATGAACCCCTTGCTGACTGCACTGGCGGCGTTCGGGATTATTGGAGTTGGGGCAACAGAACTGATTGCTTACCCCTACTGGTGTCTGGAAAAAGGTTATGCACGCTTTACTGGTCCTCATTCGGAAGACGAAGCCTGGGCGGACAGAGCGAAAGGCTGGATGCGTGTGATGAAAATCGACGCCTTTGCTTCGATGTGCATTTACACATTTGCAACACTTGCCTTTTATCTGATGGGGGTAGCGGTGCTGCACAAGGAGGGTCTTGACCCGGATGGTATGCGGATGGTGAGTACCCTGGCGGAAGCCTATGTTCCTGTATTCGGTACGTTCGCCAAGTGGCTGTTTCTGTCCGGCGCGATTGCCGTTTTATATTCTACCTTCCTGGTAGCGAACGCCGCCAATGCTCGGATTTTCTCAGACGGCCTGCGATTCTTCGGTGTCGTGGATGAACGTAAGCCGGATGCGCTGCAGAACTGGATTAAAATCATGTCACTGATCCTGCCCCTGTTATGTCTCGCCGTTTTTTTGACAGGCGCCAATCCGGTGCGACTGGTCTTGATCGCGGGAACCATGCAGGCCATCATGTTACCGATGCTGGGAGTGGCTGCCATCTATCTGCGCTACACGAGAATTGATGCCCGTTTAGCTCCCGGCCGATTGTGGGATCTGATGCTGTTTATTTCCTGTCTGGGTCTGCTGCTGGCAGGAGGGTATGGTGTTTACAAGCAGCTGTTTACTTAA
- the trpE gene encoding anthranilate synthase component I has protein sequence MKYVPDFETFKSLSGQVNLVPVYRQLTGDTLTPVSAYQLLEKGPYSFLFESVVGGEQISRYSFLGANPFLTVDAYEQRVVIQQQGQTEERSVEDPLQELETILGQYQAAELPGLPRFCGGAVGYAGYDVVRYSEHLPHAPENDRQLPDLSFALYDHMVVFDQINKTVLVVAHAHLGADLSEAELKDAYRRACDKIDQTCQRFQTGDPSALQMADISVDTHAEPDLNWTSNFTQQKFESAVDACKEYIVAGDIFQVVLSQRLKLETSASPLDIYRSLRVVNPSPFMFLLKTPEVDLVGSSPEIMVRVEDRVTTIRPLAGTRKRGKTEAEDKRLAEELLADPKERAEHVMLIDLARNDVGRVCEFGSVELSDVMVVERYSHVMHITSNVTGTLTEDRSALDALRAGLPAGTVSGAPKVRAMEIIDEFEPHRRGPYAGAVGYLDFTGNMDTCIALRTLVMQGSTAYVQAGAGIVADSVPETEYHETLNKAKGLLKAIEVAEKQLKSSGTH, from the coding sequence ATGAAATACGTTCCCGATTTTGAAACATTTAAATCACTTTCCGGGCAGGTCAACCTGGTCCCCGTCTATCGCCAGTTGACCGGAGATACCCTGACTCCCGTCAGTGCCTATCAACTGCTGGAAAAAGGCCCCTATTCCTTTCTGTTTGAAAGTGTAGTCGGGGGCGAACAGATCAGCCGCTACAGCTTTCTGGGGGCGAATCCCTTTTTAACCGTCGATGCATATGAGCAGCGGGTGGTGATCCAGCAGCAGGGTCAGACTGAGGAACGAAGTGTTGAAGATCCGCTGCAGGAACTGGAAACGATTCTCGGTCAATATCAGGCAGCAGAGCTTCCCGGACTCCCCCGTTTTTGTGGTGGGGCAGTCGGTTACGCGGGTTATGATGTGGTCCGCTATTCGGAACATTTGCCGCATGCTCCCGAAAATGATCGGCAGCTTCCCGATCTTTCATTTGCGCTATACGATCATATGGTGGTATTCGATCAGATCAATAAAACGGTACTGGTCGTCGCACACGCTCACCTCGGTGCCGATTTGAGTGAAGCTGAGTTGAAAGACGCCTATCGGAGAGCCTGCGATAAAATTGATCAGACGTGTCAGCGGTTTCAAACGGGTGATCCATCTGCATTACAGATGGCGGATATCAGCGTAGATACACACGCCGAACCGGACCTGAACTGGACCTCCAATTTCACACAGCAGAAATTTGAATCAGCCGTCGATGCCTGTAAGGAATATATTGTTGCCGGTGATATTTTTCAGGTCGTGTTAAGCCAGCGACTCAAGCTGGAAACCTCGGCTTCGCCTCTCGATATCTATCGCAGTCTGCGCGTCGTGAATCCCAGTCCGTTTATGTTTCTGTTGAAAACGCCAGAGGTGGATCTGGTGGGGAGCTCTCCTGAAATCATGGTGCGGGTTGAAGATCGCGTGACGACAATCCGTCCGCTCGCGGGGACCCGAAAACGGGGTAAAACCGAAGCAGAGGACAAACGCCTGGCGGAAGAACTGCTAGCGGATCCCAAGGAACGGGCCGAGCATGTCATGTTGATCGATCTGGCACGCAATGATGTGGGCCGCGTCTGTGAATTTGGTTCGGTTGAACTGTCGGATGTGATGGTGGTGGAACGCTACAGCCACGTCATGCATATCACTTCCAATGTGACAGGTACATTAACCGAGGACCGTTCTGCCCTGGATGCACTCCGGGCGGGATTGCCTGCGGGAACCGTTTCCGGCGCCCCCAAAGTCAGGGCGATGGAAATCATTGATGAATTTGAACCACACCGCCGCGGCCCTTATGCAGGAGCCGTCGGCTATCTCGATTTTACCGGGAATATGGATACGTGTATTGCACTTCGAACACTGGTCATGCAGGGATCTACGGCCTACGTACAGGCCGGCGCCGGGATTGTTGCCGACAGTGTGCCGGAAACGGAATATCATGAGACACTTAACAAGGCAAAGGGGTTGCTCAAAGCAATAGAGGTCGCAGAAAAACAACTCAAATCATCGGGAACGCATTGA
- a CDS encoding protein arginine kinase yields the protein MNLDAFTRTSGEWLRGIGPDSDIVMSSRIRLARNLAQFPFINRCTESTLGEIEQLMRPIITSLPMDVKLSYLDVNSLGNLDRQFIVERQLISREHSERSGPRGVGLDSEENIGIMVNEEDHLRLQVLRSGFSLNECWDTINQIDDLLEQEVTYAFSEEFGYLTACPTNVGTGIRVSVMLHLPALVITKEIQKVFQALQKINLAVRGLYGEGSQAMGDFYQISNQVTLGQTEQQLIDSIKEVVPNIISYERRVRNSLIKENRQGLHDQVSRAYGILSTAQTISSEETMHLLSSVRMGVNLGLIEGLPISAVNEMFIFTQPAHLQKLQGGELESSERNAARANYLRQRISDANSSN from the coding sequence GTGAATTTGGACGCGTTCACTCGCACTAGTGGTGAATGGCTGAGAGGAATCGGCCCGGACTCCGATATCGTGATGTCCAGCAGGATTCGTCTGGCCCGGAACCTCGCACAGTTCCCCTTTATCAATCGCTGTACGGAATCGACACTGGGTGAGATCGAGCAGCTGATGCGCCCGATTATTACTTCACTCCCCATGGATGTAAAACTGTCGTATCTAGATGTGAACAGCCTGGGGAATCTGGATCGTCAGTTTATCGTGGAACGTCAACTGATCAGCCGTGAGCATTCCGAGCGATCCGGCCCCCGCGGTGTGGGCCTGGACAGTGAAGAAAACATTGGAATCATGGTCAACGAAGAAGACCATCTTCGCCTGCAGGTATTGCGTAGCGGTTTTTCGCTGAATGAGTGCTGGGATACCATCAACCAGATTGATGACCTGCTGGAACAGGAGGTGACCTACGCCTTCAGCGAAGAGTTTGGCTATCTGACCGCTTGCCCGACCAACGTCGGTACCGGGATTCGGGTCAGTGTGATGCTGCATCTGCCCGCGCTGGTGATCACTAAAGAGATTCAGAAGGTATTTCAGGCACTGCAGAAGATCAACCTGGCCGTACGTGGTTTATACGGAGAAGGCAGCCAGGCCATGGGAGACTTCTACCAGATCTCAAATCAGGTGACGCTGGGCCAGACCGAGCAGCAGTTGATCGACAGCATCAAGGAAGTTGTTCCAAATATCATTTCATATGAAAGGCGGGTCAGAAATTCGCTGATCAAGGAAAACCGCCAGGGTCTGCATGACCAGGTCTCCCGGGCATATGGTATTTTAAGCACGGCCCAGACGATCAGCTCAGAGGAAACCATGCACCTGCTCTCCAGCGTGCGAATGGGTGTGAACCTGGGATTGATTGAAGGACTGCCAATCTCGGCAGTCAATGAAATGTTTATCTTCACTCAACCCGCGCATCTGCAGAAACTGCAGGGGGGAGAACTGGAGTCCAGCGAACGGAACGCTGCCCGGGCCAACTATCTGCGACAGCGCATCAGCGACGCCAATTCTTCAAACTGA
- a CDS encoding ABC1 kinase family protein, which produces MNYGFDDLVDQLGLRRYLRWGRRLMFWKRTEPEIKLTRAKRIRLALESLGVTFIKFGQVVSTRPDLVPRDVIRELSKLQESVPSFPGEIAMAIVERELEVPISELFAEFDPQPLAAGSLGQVHRARHHDGTPLVVKIKRPDIDRVIEQDLSLMYELAMLIERHFPDAEVFDPTGLVNQFSRTIHRELQFAREARSTDEFCRLFQDDATLYVPKIYRDLTQGDVITMEFIDGYKIDDDSELKNLPISAHEVAANGARIFMKMTFEFGIFHADPHPGNFRVMPDGSLCLLDYGMIGILEEERRDMLVDLFLNVARKDTAKLVEVVLKIGKAKRTVDQQLLRADLRDFIGNYYGVPMDEISVGKMLTDFINILAIHRIRCPVDIMLLIRALITLEGIATRIAPELNIAQEMEPYIYRLSSERYHPKAIVSRIWSETCSLSKVMHELPEQIGRTLGKLSDDELKVHLELNGINHLTTELDRSGNRLAIGMVMSALILASAITISLDSNLIFISIPIFMMSSLLGIWLIYGVFRSGRL; this is translated from the coding sequence ATGAACTACGGTTTTGATGACCTCGTCGATCAACTGGGGTTAAGGCGTTACCTCCGCTGGGGGCGCAGGCTGATGTTCTGGAAGCGAACAGAACCCGAGATCAAACTCACACGAGCCAAACGCATCAGGTTGGCGCTGGAAAGCCTGGGAGTTACGTTTATCAAATTTGGTCAGGTGGTCAGCACCCGACCTGATCTCGTGCCACGCGATGTGATTCGCGAACTCTCCAAGCTTCAGGAAAGCGTTCCTTCATTTCCCGGCGAGATTGCCATGGCCATTGTGGAACGCGAACTGGAGGTTCCCATCAGTGAGCTGTTTGCTGAATTTGATCCTCAGCCACTGGCCGCCGGATCCTTAGGGCAGGTGCACCGCGCCCGTCACCATGATGGTACGCCGCTCGTAGTGAAAATCAAACGCCCCGACATCGATCGCGTGATTGAGCAGGATCTCAGCCTGATGTATGAACTGGCGATGCTGATTGAGCGACATTTTCCCGATGCAGAAGTATTTGATCCCACGGGGCTGGTCAATCAGTTTTCACGAACCATACACCGCGAATTGCAGTTTGCCCGCGAAGCCCGTTCGACCGACGAATTTTGTCGACTGTTTCAGGATGATGCCACCTTGTATGTTCCCAAAATTTACCGGGATCTGACGCAGGGTGATGTGATCACCATGGAATTCATCGATGGTTATAAAATCGATGATGACAGCGAGCTCAAGAATCTGCCGATCAGTGCCCATGAAGTGGCGGCGAACGGTGCCCGCATTTTTATGAAAATGACATTTGAATTTGGAATCTTTCATGCGGATCCTCATCCCGGTAATTTTCGCGTGATGCCGGATGGATCCCTGTGCCTGCTGGACTATGGGATGATCGGTATTCTGGAAGAAGAACGCCGTGATATGCTCGTCGATCTCTTCCTGAATGTGGCCAGAAAAGATACAGCCAAACTGGTGGAAGTCGTATTGAAAATCGGCAAAGCGAAACGCACCGTCGACCAGCAGCTGTTACGGGCGGATCTGCGGGATTTTATCGGAAATTACTACGGCGTGCCCATGGACGAGATCAGTGTCGGCAAAATGCTGACTGATTTTATTAATATTCTGGCGATTCACCGGATCCGTTGTCCCGTTGACATCATGTTGCTGATTCGCGCATTGATCACTCTGGAAGGCATCGCCACACGCATCGCCCCGGAATTGAATATTGCGCAGGAAATGGAGCCTTATATCTACCGGCTTTCTTCTGAACGCTATCATCCCAAAGCGATTGTCAGTCGGATCTGGTCCGAAACCTGCAGCCTTTCTAAAGTCATGCATGAGTTGCCCGAACAGATTGGCCGCACTCTGGGGAAACTGAGCGATGATGAACTCAAAGTTCACCTGGAACTGAATGGCATCAATCATCTGACCACGGAACTGGATCGCTCCGGTAATCGACTGGCCATCGGCATGGTGATGTCTGCTCTGATCCTGGCCTCGGCGATTACCATTTCCCTGGACTCAAATCTGATCTTTATCAGCATACCCATCTTTATGATGTCGAGTCTGCTGGGGATCTGGCTGATCTATGGTGTCTTTCGCAGCGGTCGACTCTAG